Proteins encoded within one genomic window of Streptomyces sp. NBC_00523:
- a CDS encoding ABC transporter ATP-binding protein codes for MLTLESVTVRFGDRAALDGVDLEVDDHETVCVLGPSGSGKSTLLRLVAGLQEPDGGRVLLDGTDQDGIPVHRRGLGLMFQDHQLFPHRDVGANVAFGLRMHGAGRAEQDRRVAELLDLVGLPGAERRAVAALSGGEQQRVALARALAPSPRLLMLDEPLGQLDRSLRERLVVELRALFGRLGTTVLAVTHDQGEAFALADRVVVMREGRVAQVGTPLEVWQRPASAFVARFLGFDNVVEATVEGEAADTDWGEVPVPAGSPQGACDLLVRPAGVRIGGPDKGLRCVVGARTFRGSHVAVTLHPERGPVLEAECSLRGTPEEGERVGVTFDASECVVLPALF; via the coding sequence ATGCTGACGCTCGAATCGGTCACCGTCCGCTTCGGTGACCGGGCCGCGCTCGACGGGGTCGACCTGGAGGTCGACGACCACGAGACCGTGTGCGTCCTCGGGCCGAGCGGCAGCGGCAAGTCCACCCTGCTGCGCCTCGTCGCCGGGCTCCAGGAGCCGGACGGCGGCCGGGTCCTGCTCGACGGCACCGACCAGGACGGTATCCCGGTCCACCGGCGCGGCCTCGGCCTGATGTTCCAGGACCACCAGCTCTTCCCGCACCGGGACGTCGGGGCCAACGTCGCCTTCGGCCTGCGGATGCACGGGGCCGGCCGGGCCGAACAGGACCGCCGGGTCGCCGAACTCCTCGACCTCGTCGGCCTCCCCGGCGCCGAACGCCGCGCCGTCGCCGCGCTGTCCGGCGGCGAGCAGCAGCGCGTCGCCCTGGCCCGGGCCCTCGCCCCCAGCCCCAGGCTGCTGATGCTCGACGAGCCCCTGGGCCAGCTGGACCGCAGCCTGCGCGAACGGCTCGTCGTGGAGCTGCGCGCCCTCTTCGGCCGCCTCGGCACCACCGTGCTCGCCGTCACCCACGACCAGGGCGAGGCGTTCGCGCTGGCCGACCGGGTCGTCGTGATGCGCGAGGGCCGCGTCGCCCAGGTGGGCACCCCGCTGGAGGTGTGGCAGCGCCCCGCCTCCGCCTTCGTGGCCCGGTTCCTGGGCTTCGACAACGTGGTCGAGGCGACCGTCGAGGGGGAGGCGGCGGACACGGACTGGGGCGAGGTGCCGGTGCCCGCGGGGTCGCCGCAGGGCGCCTGCGATCTGCTGGTGCGGCCGGCCGGGGTCCGGATCGGCGGGCCGGACAAGGGGTTGCGCTGCGTCGTGGGCGCGCGCACCTTCCGGGGCAGCCATGTCGCCGTGACCCTGCACCCGGAGCGCGGTCCGGTGCTGGAGGCCGAGTGCTCGCTGCGCGGGACGCCGGAGGAGGGCGAGCGGGTGGGCGTCACCTTCGACGCGTCGGAGTGCGTGGTGCTGCCCGCGCTGTTCTGA
- the pyrH gene encoding UMP kinase, which yields MNKGADAAKDDDKREDGKVRGRFMLKLSGEAFAGGGGLGVDPDVVHAIAREIAAVVRDGAEIAIVIGGGNFFRGAELQQRGMDRARSDYMGMLGTVMNCLALQDFLEKEGIDSRVQTAITMGQVAEPYIPLRAVRHLEKGRVVIFGAGMGMPYFSTDTTAAQRALEIDAEALLMGKNGVDGVYDSDPKTNPAAVKFDALEYSEVLARDLKVADATAITLCRDNELPILVFELTAAGNIARAVKGEKIGTLVSDQDTRA from the coding sequence ATGAACAAGGGCGCGGACGCCGCCAAAGACGACGACAAGCGCGAGGACGGCAAGGTGCGCGGACGCTTCATGCTGAAGCTGTCCGGAGAGGCGTTCGCCGGTGGCGGGGGCCTCGGTGTCGACCCCGACGTCGTGCACGCCATCGCCCGTGAGATCGCGGCCGTCGTCCGGGACGGCGCGGAGATCGCGATCGTCATCGGCGGCGGCAACTTCTTCCGCGGCGCCGAGCTCCAGCAGCGGGGCATGGACCGGGCGCGCTCCGACTACATGGGCATGCTCGGCACCGTGATGAACTGCCTCGCCCTCCAGGACTTCCTGGAGAAGGAGGGCATCGACTCCCGGGTCCAGACCGCCATCACCATGGGCCAGGTCGCGGAGCCGTACATCCCGCTGCGCGCCGTGCGGCACCTGGAGAAGGGCCGCGTCGTGATCTTCGGCGCGGGCATGGGCATGCCCTACTTCTCCACCGACACCACCGCCGCCCAGCGCGCCCTGGAGATCGACGCCGAGGCGTTGCTTATGGGGAAGAACGGTGTGGACGGGGTCTACGACTCCGACCCGAAGACCAACCCCGCCGCGGTCAAGTTCGACGCGCTGGAGTACAGCGAGGTGCTCGCCCGCGACCTCAAGGTCGCCGACGCCACCGCCATCACGCTCTGCCGTGACAACGAGCTGCCCATCCTCGTCTTCGAGCTCACCGCGGCGGGCAATATCGCCCGCGCCGTCAAGGGTGAGAAGATCGGCACGCTCGTGAGCGACCAGGACACCCGCGCCTGA
- a CDS encoding ABC transporter permease, which translates to MAVPVAFFAVFFAYPVAAIVGRGLKADGVWQFGRFGEVLARPEIRDVLWFTLWQALASTALTLLIALPGAYVFARFEFPGKQVLRAVVTVPFVLPTVVVGTAFLALLGRGGLLDELWGVRLDTTVWAILLAHVFFNYAVVVRTVGGLWAQLDPRQEEAARVLGASRFTAWRRVTLPALAPAVAAAALMVFLFTFTSFGVVQILGGPGFSTLEVEIYRQTAQLLALPTAAVLTLVQFAAVGAILAVHAWTVRRRERALKLVDPAQTARRPHGAGQWTLLAGVLLSVLLLVLLPLAVLVERSLGGSGFAYYRALTSADANSGTFLVAPVEAIGNSLRYALVATLFALVVGGFAAAALTRRAGRLVRGFDALLMLPLGVSAVTVGFGFLITLDKPPLDLRTSWILVPLAQALVGVPFVVRTMLPVLRAVDARLREAAAVLGASPLRAWREVDFPLVRRALLVAAGFAFAVSLGEFGATVFIARPDNPTLPVAVARLLGRSGDLNYGQAMALSTVLMLVCAVSLLLLERIRTDRSGEF; encoded by the coding sequence ATGGCCGTGCCCGTCGCGTTCTTCGCCGTGTTCTTCGCCTACCCGGTCGCCGCGATCGTCGGCCGGGGGCTCAAGGCGGACGGGGTCTGGCAGTTCGGCCGGTTCGGCGAGGTGCTGGCCCGGCCGGAGATCCGGGACGTCCTGTGGTTCACGCTGTGGCAGGCGCTCGCCTCGACCGCGCTGACCCTGCTGATCGCGCTGCCCGGCGCGTATGTCTTCGCCCGGTTCGAGTTCCCCGGCAAGCAGGTGCTGCGGGCCGTGGTCACGGTGCCGTTCGTGCTGCCGACCGTCGTCGTGGGCACCGCGTTCCTCGCGCTGCTCGGGCGCGGCGGGCTGCTGGACGAGCTGTGGGGCGTACGGCTCGACACCACCGTGTGGGCGATCCTGCTGGCGCACGTCTTCTTCAACTACGCGGTCGTCGTCCGGACCGTCGGGGGGCTCTGGGCACAGCTCGACCCGCGCCAGGAGGAGGCCGCCCGGGTGCTGGGCGCGAGCCGGTTCACCGCCTGGCGCCGCGTCACGCTGCCCGCGCTCGCCCCGGCCGTGGCCGCCGCCGCGCTGATGGTCTTCCTCTTCACCTTCACCTCTTTCGGGGTCGTACAGATCCTCGGCGGTCCCGGCTTCTCCACGCTGGAGGTGGAGATCTACCGGCAGACCGCGCAGTTGCTCGCCCTGCCCACGGCCGCCGTGCTGACGCTCGTGCAGTTCGCCGCCGTCGGCGCGATCCTCGCCGTGCACGCGTGGACCGTACGCCGCAGGGAGCGCGCGCTGAAGCTGGTCGACCCGGCGCAGACCGCGCGCAGGCCGCACGGGGCCGGGCAGTGGACGCTGCTCGCCGGAGTCCTGCTGAGCGTGCTGCTGCTGGTCCTGCTGCCGCTCGCCGTCCTGGTGGAACGCTCGCTGGGCGGCTCCGGATTCGCCTACTACCGCGCGCTGACCTCGGCGGACGCCAACAGCGGTACGTTCCTGGTGGCGCCCGTCGAGGCCATCGGGAACTCCCTGCGCTACGCCCTCGTCGCGACGCTGTTCGCCCTCGTCGTCGGCGGGTTCGCCGCCGCCGCGCTCACCCGGCGGGCGGGCCGGCTCGTCCGGGGCTTCGACGCGCTGCTGATGCTGCCGCTCGGGGTCTCCGCCGTCACCGTCGGCTTCGGCTTCCTGATCACCCTGGACAAGCCGCCGCTGGACCTCCGTACCTCCTGGATCCTGGTGCCGCTCGCCCAGGCGCTGGTCGGGGTGCCCTTCGTCGTACGGACCATGCTGCCGGTGCTCCGGGCGGTGGACGCGCGGCTGCGCGAGGCCGCGGCGGTGCTCGGGGCCTCGCCGCTGCGGGCCTGGCGCGAGGTGGACTTCCCGCTCGTACGGCGGGCGCTGCTGGTCGCCGCCGGGTTCGCGTTCGCGGTGTCGCTGGGGGAGTTCGGCGCGACCGTGTTCATCGCGCGGCCCGACAACCCGACGCTGCCGGTGGCCGTGGCGCGGCTGCTCGGCCGGTCCGGGGATCTCAACTACGGCCAGGCCATGGCCCTCAGCACCGTCCTGATGCTCGTGTGCGCGGTGTCGCTGCTGCTGCTCGAACGCATCCGCACCGACCGATCCGGGGAGTTCTGA
- the tsf gene encoding translation elongation factor Ts: MANYTAADVKKLRELTGAGMMDCKKALDEADGNVDGAVEALRIKGQKGVAKREGRSAENGAVVSLVSEDSTSGVLVELKCETDFVAKGDKFQAVANALAAHVAATSPADLEALLASEIEPGKTVQAYVDEANANLGEKIVLDRFAQFQGAFVSVYMHRTMPDLPPQIGVMVELDKADADLAKGLAQHIAAFAPKYLSREDVPAEVVEAERRVAEETTRAEGKPEAALPKIVEGRVNGFFKEATLLGQPYALDNKKSVQKVLDEAGVTLKRFTRIKVGI; encoded by the coding sequence ATGGCGAACTACACCGCCGCTGACGTCAAGAAGCTCCGCGAGCTCACCGGCGCCGGCATGATGGACTGCAAGAAGGCGCTCGACGAGGCCGACGGCAACGTCGACGGCGCCGTCGAGGCACTGCGTATCAAGGGCCAGAAGGGCGTCGCCAAGCGCGAGGGCCGTTCCGCCGAGAACGGCGCGGTCGTCTCGCTCGTCTCCGAGGACAGCACCTCCGGTGTGCTCGTCGAGCTCAAGTGCGAGACCGACTTCGTCGCCAAGGGTGACAAGTTCCAGGCCGTCGCCAACGCCCTCGCCGCGCACGTCGCCGCGACCTCCCCGGCCGACCTGGAGGCGCTGCTCGCCTCCGAGATCGAGCCCGGCAAGACCGTCCAGGCGTACGTGGACGAGGCCAACGCCAACCTCGGCGAGAAGATCGTCCTGGACCGCTTCGCGCAGTTCCAGGGTGCCTTCGTCTCGGTCTACATGCACCGCACCATGCCCGACCTGCCCCCGCAGATCGGTGTGATGGTCGAGCTGGACAAGGCCGACGCCGACCTGGCCAAGGGCCTCGCCCAGCACATCGCCGCCTTCGCGCCGAAGTACCTCTCCCGCGAGGACGTCCCGGCCGAGGTCGTCGAGGCCGAGCGCCGCGTCGCCGAGGAGACCACCCGCGCCGAGGGCAAGCCCGAGGCCGCCCTCCCGAAGATCGTCGAGGGTCGCGTCAACGGCTTCTTCAAGGAGGCCACCCTCCTCGGCCAGCCGTACGCGCTGGACAACAAGAAGTCGGTCCAGAAGGTTCTGGACGAGGCCGGTGTCACCCTGAAGCGCTTCACGCGTATCAAGGTCGGCATCTGA
- the rlmN gene encoding 23S rRNA (adenine(2503)-C(2))-methyltransferase RlmN encodes MPKPGELTFVAPRGAKKPPRHLADLTPAERREAVAAIGEKPFRAQQLSQHYFARYAHDPAEWTNIPAGSRDKLAEAMFPDLMSVVRHISCDDDTTRKTLWKLHDGTLVESVLMRYPERVTMCISSQAGCGMNCPFCATGQAGLDRNLSTAEIVHQIVDGMRALRDGEVPGGPARLSNIVFMGMGEPLANYNRVVGAIRRLTDPEPDGLGLSQRGITVSTVGLVPAMLRFADEGFKCRLAVSLHAPDDELRDTLVPVNTRWKVREVLDAAWEYAEKSGRRISIEYALIRDINDQAWRGDLLGRLLKGKRVHVNLIPLNPTPGSKWTASRPEDERAFVEAIANHGVPVTVRDTRGQEIDGACGQLAASER; translated from the coding sequence ATGCCTAAGCCCGGAGAACTCACTTTCGTCGCGCCCCGCGGAGCCAAGAAGCCGCCGCGGCACCTCGCCGACCTCACGCCCGCCGAGCGCAGGGAGGCCGTCGCCGCGATCGGCGAGAAGCCGTTCCGCGCGCAGCAGCTCTCGCAGCACTACTTCGCGCGGTACGCGCACGACCCGGCCGAGTGGACCAACATCCCGGCCGGATCGCGGGACAAGCTCGCCGAGGCGATGTTCCCCGACCTGATGTCCGTCGTCCGGCACATCAGCTGCGACGACGACACCACCCGTAAGACCCTCTGGAAGCTGCACGACGGGACGCTGGTCGAGTCCGTCCTGATGCGCTACCCGGAGCGGGTCACGATGTGCATCTCCTCACAGGCCGGCTGCGGGATGAACTGCCCGTTCTGCGCGACCGGGCAGGCCGGTCTCGACCGGAACCTCTCCACCGCGGAGATCGTCCACCAGATCGTGGACGGCATGCGCGCCCTGCGCGACGGCGAGGTCCCCGGCGGCCCCGCCCGGCTCTCCAACATCGTCTTCATGGGCATGGGCGAGCCGCTGGCCAACTACAACCGCGTCGTCGGCGCGATCCGCCGGCTGACCGACCCGGAGCCCGACGGCCTCGGCCTCTCGCAGCGCGGGATCACCGTCTCCACCGTCGGCCTGGTGCCCGCGATGCTGCGGTTCGCCGACGAGGGCTTCAAGTGCCGCCTCGCGGTCTCGCTGCACGCCCCGGACGACGAGCTGCGCGACACCCTCGTGCCGGTGAACACCCGGTGGAAGGTGCGCGAGGTGCTGGACGCAGCGTGGGAGTACGCGGAGAAGTCGGGCCGCCGCATCTCCATCGAGTACGCCCTGATCCGCGACATCAACGACCAGGCGTGGCGCGGCGACCTGCTGGGCCGCCTCCTCAAGGGCAAGCGGGTCCACGTCAACCTGATCCCGCTGAACCCGACGCCCGGCTCCAAGTGGACCGCCTCGCGGCCCGAGGACGAGCGGGCGTTCGTGGAGGCCATCGCGAACCACGGCGTGCCGGTCACCGTCCGCGACACCCGGGGCCAGGAGATCGACGGCGCCTGCGGGCAGCTGGCGGCCTCCGAGCGCTGA
- the rpsB gene encoding 30S ribosomal protein S2 has product MAVVTMRELLESGVHFGHQTRRWNPKMKRFIFTERNGIYIIDLLQSLSYIDRAYEFVKETVAHGGSIMFVGTKKQAQEAIAEQATRVGMPYVNQRWLGGMLTNFSTVYKRLQRLKELELIDFEDVAASGLTKKELLVLSREKAKLEKTLGGIREMQKVPSAVWVVDTKKEHIAVGEARKLHIPVVAILDTNCDPDEVDYKIPGNDDAIRSVTLLTRVIADAVAEGLIARSGAATGDSKPGEKAAGEPLAEWERDLLEGDKKADAEVQSSAETEKDADADAKPEAIAAEQAETEAPAADAEQA; this is encoded by the coding sequence ATGGCCGTCGTCACGATGCGGGAGCTGCTGGAGAGCGGCGTCCACTTCGGTCACCAGACCCGTCGCTGGAACCCGAAGATGAAGCGCTTCATCTTCACCGAGCGCAACGGCATCTACATCATCGACCTGCTCCAGTCGCTGTCGTACATCGACCGCGCCTACGAGTTCGTCAAGGAGACCGTCGCGCACGGCGGCTCCATCATGTTCGTGGGTACGAAGAAGCAGGCCCAGGAGGCCATCGCCGAGCAGGCGACGCGCGTCGGCATGCCGTACGTCAACCAGCGCTGGCTCGGTGGCATGCTCACCAACTTCTCCACCGTCTACAAGCGCCTCCAGCGCCTGAAGGAGCTGGAGCTCATCGACTTCGAGGACGTGGCCGCCTCCGGCCTCACCAAGAAGGAGCTCCTGGTCCTCTCCCGCGAGAAGGCCAAGCTGGAGAAGACCCTCGGTGGTATCCGCGAGATGCAGAAGGTGCCGAGCGCCGTCTGGGTCGTCGACACCAAGAAGGAGCACATCGCCGTCGGTGAGGCGCGCAAGCTCCACATCCCGGTCGTCGCGATCCTCGACACCAACTGCGACCCCGACGAGGTCGACTACAAGATTCCGGGCAACGACGACGCGATCCGCTCCGTCACCCTGCTCACCCGCGTGATCGCCGACGCCGTCGCCGAGGGCCTCATCGCCCGCTCCGGCGCCGCCACCGGCGACTCGAAGCCGGGCGAGAAGGCCGCCGGCGAGCCCCTCGCCGAGTGGGAGCGTGACCTGCTCGAGGGCGACAAGAAGGCCGACGCCGAGGTCCAGTCCTCCGCCGAGACCGAGAAGGACGCCGACGCCGACGCGAAGCCGGAGGCCATCGCCGCCGAGCAGGCCGAGACCGAGGCCCCGGCCGCGGACGCCGAGCAGGCCTGA
- a CDS encoding thiamine ABC transporter substrate-binding protein translates to MSTTQKAAVAAVAAALGVTALAGCGSSDDSASGSGSTKGSGSKTVTLVSHDSFNASKDVLKEFTRETGYTVKVLKSGDAGAALNQEILTKGSPRGDVFFGVDNTLLSRALDNGLFTPYEAKGLDRVPADVQLDADKHRVTPVDTGDICVNYDKKYFADKKLAPPKTFADLAKPAYKDLLVTENAATSSPGLGFLLGTVGTFGEDGYQDYWKKLKDNGVKVVDGWEQAYNEEFSGSAGGKKAKADRPLVVSYASSPPVEVLYADPQPKTAPTGVATGTCFRQIEFAGLLDGAKNEAGGKALLDFLIGKKFQEDMPLTMFVSPVAKDAKVPGLFTEFGATADKPATVAPDAIAKNREQWVQSWSSLVVK, encoded by the coding sequence ATGAGCACCACCCAGAAGGCCGCGGTGGCGGCCGTCGCCGCCGCGCTCGGCGTCACCGCGCTGGCCGGCTGCGGAAGTTCCGACGACTCGGCTTCCGGTTCCGGTTCGACCAAGGGCTCCGGTTCCAAGACCGTCACCCTGGTCAGCCACGACTCCTTCAACGCCTCCAAGGACGTGCTGAAGGAGTTCACCCGGGAGACCGGCTACACCGTCAAGGTCCTCAAGAGCGGGGACGCGGGCGCCGCCCTGAACCAGGAGATCCTGACCAAGGGTTCGCCGCGCGGCGACGTCTTCTTCGGCGTCGACAACACCCTGCTCTCGCGCGCCCTCGACAACGGCCTGTTCACCCCGTACGAGGCCAAGGGCCTGGACCGGGTCCCGGCCGATGTCCAGCTGGACGCGGACAAGCACCGGGTCACCCCGGTCGACACCGGTGACATCTGCGTCAACTACGACAAGAAGTACTTCGCCGACAAGAAGCTCGCGCCGCCGAAGACCTTCGCCGACCTGGCGAAGCCCGCGTACAAGGACCTGCTCGTCACCGAGAACGCCGCGACCTCCTCGCCCGGCCTCGGCTTCCTCCTCGGCACCGTCGGAACCTTCGGCGAGGACGGCTACCAGGACTACTGGAAGAAGCTGAAGGACAACGGCGTCAAGGTCGTGGACGGCTGGGAGCAGGCGTACAACGAGGAGTTCTCCGGCTCGGCCGGCGGGAAGAAGGCCAAGGCCGACCGCCCGCTCGTCGTCAGCTACGCCTCCAGCCCGCCCGTCGAGGTGCTGTACGCGGACCCGCAGCCGAAGACCGCGCCGACCGGGGTCGCCACCGGGACGTGCTTCCGCCAGATCGAGTTCGCGGGTCTGCTGGACGGCGCGAAGAACGAGGCGGGCGGCAAGGCCCTGCTGGACTTCCTCATCGGGAAGAAGTTCCAGGAGGACATGCCGCTCACCATGTTCGTCAGCCCGGTCGCGAAGGACGCGAAGGTGCCCGGGCTCTTCACCGAGTTCGGTGCCACCGCGGACAAGCCGGCGACCGTCGCCCCGGACGCCATCGCCAAGAACCGTGAGCAGTGGGTCCAGTCATGGTCCTCGCTCGTAGTGAAGTAG
- a CDS encoding phosphatidate cytidylyltransferase: protein MNDSSWGAPQGAGQWVAPEMQGAAAGPAYDVHDAQQTRPMPIVPDVPDAGRDAEDRDHRDQGAGRLSGGPLFRDEKPQEPMPTAPPPPPPPPQKKRAGRDLGAAIGVGVGLGALVVVSLFFVKEVFVGVIVLAVVVGLWELTSRLEERKGIKASLVPLAVGGAAMVVAGYARGAEGAWVAMALTALAVLVWRMAQPPEDYLRDVTAGIFAAFYVPFLATFVAMLLTADDGPQRVLTFLLLTVVSDTGAYAVGWRFGKHKLAPRISPGKTREGLLGAVTFAMVAGALCMQFLIDDGSWWQGLLLGLAVAASATLGDLGESMIKRDLGIKDMGTLLPGHGGIMDRLDSLLPTAPVVWLLLVLFVGSG from the coding sequence ATGAACGACTCTTCCTGGGGCGCTCCGCAGGGCGCCGGCCAATGGGTCGCGCCGGAGATGCAGGGCGCTGCGGCGGGTCCTGCCTACGATGTGCACGACGCCCAGCAGACTCGGCCCATGCCCATCGTGCCGGACGTTCCCGACGCAGGTAGAGACGCTGAAGACCGTGATCACCGGGACCAGGGGGCCGGACGCCTGAGCGGCGGCCCCCTGTTCCGCGACGAGAAGCCGCAGGAGCCCATGCCGACCGCGCCGCCGCCCCCGCCCCCGCCTCCGCAGAAGAAGCGCGCGGGCCGGGACCTGGGAGCCGCCATAGGGGTCGGCGTGGGGCTCGGCGCCCTGGTCGTCGTCTCGCTCTTCTTCGTCAAGGAAGTCTTCGTCGGCGTCATCGTCCTCGCCGTCGTCGTCGGGCTGTGGGAGCTCACCTCCCGGCTGGAGGAGCGCAAGGGCATCAAGGCGTCCCTCGTGCCGCTCGCCGTCGGCGGCGCGGCCATGGTCGTCGCGGGGTACGCGCGGGGGGCCGAGGGTGCCTGGGTCGCCATGGCCCTGACCGCCCTGGCGGTGCTCGTGTGGCGGATGGCGCAGCCGCCCGAGGACTACCTCAGGGACGTCACGGCGGGCATCTTCGCCGCGTTCTACGTGCCCTTCCTGGCCACCTTCGTCGCCATGCTCCTGACCGCCGACGACGGCCCGCAGCGGGTGCTGACCTTCCTGCTGCTGACCGTGGTCAGCGACACGGGGGCGTACGCGGTCGGCTGGCGGTTCGGCAAGCACAAGCTGGCTCCGCGCATCAGCCCCGGCAAGACCCGCGAGGGCCTGCTCGGGGCGGTCACGTTCGCCATGGTGGCCGGTGCGCTGTGCATGCAGTTCCTGATCGACGACGGTTCCTGGTGGCAGGGGCTGCTGCTGGGTCTCGCGGTCGCGGCCAGCGCCACCCTGGGCGACCTGGGCGAGTCCATGATCAAGCGGGATCTCGGCATCAAGGACATGGGCACGCTGCTGCCGGGCCACGGCGGGATCATGGACCGGCTGGACTCGCTGCTGCCGACCGCCCCGGTGGTGTGGCTGCTGCTGGTGCTGTTCGTCGGCTCCGGCTGA
- the frr gene encoding ribosome recycling factor has protein sequence MIEETLLEAEEKMEKAVVVAKEDFAAIRTGRAHPAMFNKIVADYYGAPTPINQLASFSVPEPRMAVVTPFDKTALRNIEQAIRDSDLGVNPSNDGNIIRVNFPELTEERRRDYIKVAKTKAEDSKISIRAVRRKAKEALDKLVKDKESGEDEVRRAEKELDDTTAKYVAQVDELLKHKEAELLEV, from the coding sequence GTGATCGAAGAAACCCTCCTCGAGGCCGAGGAGAAGATGGAGAAGGCCGTCGTCGTCGCGAAAGAGGACTTCGCCGCGATCCGCACCGGCCGTGCGCACCCGGCGATGTTCAACAAGATCGTCGCCGACTACTACGGTGCGCCGACCCCGATCAACCAGCTGGCCTCGTTCTCGGTGCCCGAGCCCCGTATGGCCGTCGTGACGCCGTTCGACAAGACCGCGCTGCGCAACATCGAGCAGGCCATCCGCGACTCGGACCTCGGCGTCAACCCGAGCAACGACGGCAATATCATCCGGGTCAACTTCCCCGAGCTGACCGAGGAGCGTCGCCGCGACTACATCAAGGTCGCGAAGACGAAGGCCGAGGACTCCAAGATCTCGATCCGCGCCGTCCGCCGCAAGGCCAAGGAAGCGCTCGACAAGCTGGTCAAGGACAAGGAGTCCGGCGAGGACGAGGTGCGCCGCGCCGAGAAGGAGCTCGACGACACCACCGCGAAGTACGTCGCGCAGGTGGACGAGCTGCTGAAGCACAAGGAAGCCGAGCTGCTCGAAGTCTGA